One region of Micromonospora ureilytica genomic DNA includes:
- a CDS encoding MerR family transcriptional regulator: MADRGLSIGQVAQRTGLSVHTLRLYEREGLLASEVRRDGSGRRVYSAWDVEWLANCVKFRASGMPLTTISRLAQLVRAGSGNEAERLELLRAHQRYITDQLAQLRDCLDLVNVKVASYERHLTAGASGDPWHQQRQPAPEEHRVDGA; this comes from the coding sequence ATGGCGGACAGGGGCCTGAGCATCGGGCAGGTGGCGCAGCGCACGGGCTTGAGTGTGCACACCCTGCGGCTCTACGAGCGTGAGGGTCTGCTGGCCAGCGAGGTTCGGCGGGACGGGTCGGGCCGGCGCGTCTACAGCGCCTGGGACGTCGAGTGGCTGGCGAACTGCGTCAAGTTCCGGGCCTCCGGAATGCCGCTCACGACGATCAGCCGCCTGGCCCAGCTCGTGCGCGCGGGCAGCGGCAACGAGGCCGAACGGCTCGAACTGCTGCGTGCACACCAGCGCTACATCACCGACCAGCTCGCGCAGCTGCGCGACTGCCTCGACCTCGTCAACGTCAAGGTGGCCAGCTACGAACGACACCTCACCGCCGGCGCCTCCGGAGATCCCTGGCACCAGCAACGCCAGCCCGCACCGGAAGAGCACCGGGTCGACGGGGCATAA